Proteins encoded by one window of Acinonyx jubatus isolate Ajub_Pintada_27869175 chromosome X, VMU_Ajub_asm_v1.0, whole genome shotgun sequence:
- the KCNE5 gene encoding potassium voltage-gated channel subfamily E regulatory beta subunit 5, producing the protein MNCSESQRLRTLLSRLLLELHHRGNASGLGAGPGPSMGMGVGPDPFVGREATSAKGDDAYLYILLIMIFYACLAGGLILAYTRSRKLVEAKDEPAQACAAHEWAAADAETEAGSPAQGRRQLAPGAPPAPAQGAAGV; encoded by the coding sequence ATGAACTGCAGCGAGAGCCAGCGGCTGCGCACCCTCCTCAGCCGCCTGCTGCTCGAGCTGCACCACCGGGGCAACGCCAGCGGCCTGGGCGCCGGCCCCGGCCCGAGCATGGGTATGGGGGTCGGGCCTGACCCGTTCGTGGGCCGCGAGGCGACCAGCGCCAAGGGCGACGACGCCTATCTCTACATCCTGCTCATCATGATCTTCTACGCCTGCCTGGCCGGGGGCCTCATCCTGGCCTACACCCGCTCCCGCAAGCTCGTCGAGGCCAAGGATGAGCCGGCCCAGGCCTGCGCGGCGCACGAGTGGGCCGCCGCCGACGCCGAGACTGAGGCCGGCTCGCCGGCCCAGGGCCGCCGCCAGCTTGCCCCCGGGGCGCCGCCCGCCCCGGCCCAGGGCGCCGCGGGGGTCTAG